Part of the Cryptosporangium arvum DSM 44712 genome, GCCCGGACGCCCTCGCGGCGGGTGCCGCGGATACGGCGGGAGCCGCGGATACGGCGGGAGCCGCGGATACGGCGGGAGCCGCGGATACGGCGGGAGCCGCGGATACGGCGGGAGCCGCGGATACGGCGGGAGCCGCGGATACGGCGGGAGCCGCGGATACGGCGGGAGCCGCGCATGCCACGGATGCGGCGGGTGCCGCGGGAGCACGCGCCGCGGTGCGGCTGGCGGTGGTCAGCGCGGCGGATCCGGTCGATCGGGCCACCGGGCGGATGATCCACCTTCCCGACTCCCCGTTCCTGCTCGGCGAACTCGACCCGCTCCAGGTCCTCGCCCCCCTCGTCACCGGCCCGATCGTCGTCGACAACGACGTCAACTGGGCCGCGCGGGCCGAACGGGAACGCTCCGCCGATTTCGCGTACCTGTTCCTCGGCGAGGGCCTCGGCTGCGCGATCGTCAGCGACGGCGAGGTGCGACGCGGCGCGAGCGGCCTGGCCGGGGAGGTCGCACACCTGCTCACGACCGGCCCGGACGGCCGAGCGGCCCGCTTCATCGACGTCTTCGACCCGCTCGGCCTGCGCCGCCCCGATTCGACCGCGATCGACGTCGCCCGGCTCCTCGCGGCCGGGCCGACCGTCCACACGAAGCTGGGCGAGGCGGTCAGCGGCGTGCTCGCCGCCCTCCTGGCGCTGGCCGACCCCGAGTACGTGATCATCGGCGGCCCGTGGGGCACTCACCCGGCCGTACGGGACGCGATCACCGCCGCGATCGACCGCGAACCGCGCCCCGTCCCGATACGCGCACCGAGCGTCCTCGTCGAACCGTCTCTGACCGGCGCGCGTCTGGAGGCGCTGGAACTGCTCCGCACCGCGATCGTCAGTGGAACACCTTGAGCCCGACGACACCGCAGACGACGAGCAGCAGGCACAGGATCCGCGGCACGCTCGCCGACTCACCGAGCGCCGCCATGCCCACCA contains:
- a CDS encoding ROK family protein: MELVRSATDEHVLRALMRRRRLTRAELAIEAGISKPTAGESVRRLVLAGLIVDTGERTPGGRGRGRVGTYYALAGGVGTALAVSIAPEGVVAERVDAYGDVVARAEHEVARPARPESVASALHHAVTRAISPDALAAGAADTAGAADTAGAADTAGAADTAGAADTAGAADTAGAADTAGAADTAGAAHATDAAGAAGARAAVRLAVVSAADPVDRATGRMIHLPDSPFLLGELDPLQVLAPLVTGPIVVDNDVNWAARAERERSADFAYLFLGEGLGCAIVSDGEVRRGASGLAGEVAHLLTTGPDGRAARFIDVFDPLGLRRPDSTAIDVARLLAAGPTVHTKLGEAVSGVLAALLALADPEYVIIGGPWGTHPAVRDAITAAIDREPRPVPIRAPSVLVEPSLTGARLEALELLRTAIVSGTP